The following are from one region of the Poecilia reticulata strain Guanapo linkage group LG7, Guppy_female_1.0+MT, whole genome shotgun sequence genome:
- the LOC103466963 gene encoding probable glutamate receptor — protein sequence MRAVLALVCVSALTAWSHTAGAKELSITTIKDDPYAMSRGSQLEGYCIDLVSELSKKLGFKYNVHLVKDGRYGAMDSSXNWNGMIGEVIRGEADLAVAPLTVTAVRERFVDMTTPFIQTGLSFILRKSADSEDHSFSLLSPFSTEMWVGVLVAFLLTGLCVFLVGRISPMEWADPEADEXSFTLLHSFWYITGALTLQGAGPHPKALSGRVVGAIWWIFAVLLLACYFVNFNSVLHKKSKHISITSFEELANQDVIDYGTVENGSTMLFFKNSNNPVYRRIYQHMERKKSCVSSMQEGVRRAQEGRFAFIGEAVSLDLAVAWYCRLTRAQEVISMRSYSIAAPRGSPLVKNLTIAILQLSESGELTHLREKWWASSCLGSDETHSSDALKPYDLRGLFLLLGLGLGVGLLLALLELLSRARSRAKDGKKSCCSVLSSELHQRFGSGGEGAEQESSDKSKA from the exons GATGACCCATACGCCATGAGCAGAGGCTCCCAGTTGGAGGGCTACTGCATTGACCTGGTCTCAGAGCTGTCCAAGAAGCTGGGYTTCAAGTACAACGTCCACCTGGTGAAGGACGGCAGGTATGGAGCCATGGACTCATCTGRGAACTGGAACGGCATGATCGGAGAAGTAATCAGAGGG GAGGCTGATCTGGCCGTGGCCCCGCTGACCGTCACTGCTGTCAGAGAACGCTTCGTGGACATGACCACGCCCTTCATCCAAACTGGACTCAGCTTCATCTTGCGTAAAAGCGCGGACTCTGAGGACCACTCCTTCAGCCTGCTGTCCCCGTTCTCCACAGAGATGTGGGTCGGGGTTCTCGTTGCTTTCCTGCTAACGGGACTCTGTGTGTTCTTGGTGGGCAG GATCAGCCCCATGGAATGGGCCGACCCAGAAGCAGACGAGYACAGTTTTACTCTGCTGCACAGTTTCTGGTACATCACAGGAGCGCTGACCCTGCAAG GAGCCGGCCCTCACCCTAAAGCTCTGTCTGGGCGTGTYGTCGGCGCCATCTGGTGGATATTTGCAGTGCTGCTGCTCGCCTGCTACTTTGTCAACTTCAACTCGGTGTTGCACAAGAAGAGCAAGCACATCTCCATCACCAGCTTCGAGGAGCTGGCCAACCAGGATGTGATCGACTATGGAACAGTGGAGAACGGCTCCACCATGCTCTTCTTCAAG AATTCCAACAACCCCGTGTACCGCCGCATCTACCAGCACATGGAGCGCAAAAAGAGCTGCGTGTCCTCCATGCAGGAGGGGGTCCGCCGGGCCCAGGAGGGGCGCTTCGCCTTCATCGGGGAAGCTGTGTCCCTGGACTTGGCCGTGGCTTGGTACTGTAGGCTGACCCGGGCCCAGGAGGTCATCTCCATGAGGTCATACAGCATCGCTGCGCCTCGGG GTTCTCCRCTGGTGAAGAACCTGACCATCGCCATCCTCCAGCTTAGCGAGTCAGGGGAGTTAACACACCTGCGGGAGAAGTGGTGGGCCAGCAGCTGCTTGGGCTCTGACGAGACGCATTCATCGGATGCGCTGAAGCCCTACGACCTGCGCGGCCTCTTCCTGCTGCTTGGACTGGGCCTGGGTGTGGGGCTGCTGCTGGCCCTTCTCGAGCTCCTGTCCAGGGCCCGCAGCCGAGCCAAGGAYGGCAAG AAATCCTGCTGCTCGGTGCTGTCGTCTGAGCTTCACCAGCGCTTTGGGAGCGGAGGAGAGGGAGCAGAGCAGGAGAGCTCYGATAAGAGCAAAGCATGA